The following coding sequences are from one Musa acuminata AAA Group cultivar baxijiao chromosome BXJ2-4, Cavendish_Baxijiao_AAA, whole genome shotgun sequence window:
- the LOC135610201 gene encoding histone H1-like, with protein sequence MATDETTDPRPVAKSKKAKASKEARAKKAAAPRKPSAHPPYAEMIKEAITTLKERTGSSPYAIGKFIEDKHKAHLPSNFRKILFLQLKKLAAAGKLTKVKSSYKLSTIVHAAPAEPKSAAGPKKPAAVQTKIKAKAKPGAAASKTKAKIATTAKAKSKHVASTVKPKPKAAAAKPRVAPKRKSPVKPKPKPKPRPTRAAKTTAKETPVKKAAKRTSSRSAPTKKPKPAVKKAAAAAKKAKK encoded by the exons ATGGCCACCGATGAGACCACTGATCCGAGACCGGTGGCGAAGTCGAAGAAGGCGAAGGCCTCCAAGGAGGCCAGGGCCAAGAAGGCTGCCGCCCCCAGGAAGCCTTCCGCCCATCCTCCCTACGCCGAG ATGATCAAGGAGGCGATCACAACGCTCAAGGAGAGAACCGGGTCAAGCCCGTACGCCATCGGGAAGTTCATCGAGGACAAGCACAAGGCTCACCTCCCGTCCAACTTTCGAAAGATCCTCTTCCTCCAGCTGAAGAAGCTCGCCGCCGCCGGGAAGCTCACCAAGGTGAAGAGCTCCTACAAGCTCTCTACCATCGTGCATGCCGCGCCGGCTGAGCCCAAGTCTGCGGCGGGCCCCAAGAAACCAGCCGCAGTACAGACGAAGATTAAGGCTAAGGCGAAGCCTGGAGCTGCCGCTTCGAAAACCAAGGCCAAGATTGCTACCACTGCGAAGGCTAAATCCAAGCATGTAGCATCTACGGTCAAGCCCAAACCGAAGGCGGCCGCGGCGAAGCCGAGGGTGGCCCCGAAGCGCAAGTCCCCGGTGAAGCCCAAGCCCAAGCCCAAGCCTAGGCCGACCAGGGCCGCGAAGACCACCGCGAAGGAGACCCCGGTGAAGAAGGCAGCAAAGAGAACGTCGAGTCGGTCGGCGCCCACGAAGAAGCCGAAGCCAGCGGTGAAgaaagcggcggcggcggccaaaAAGGCGAAAAAGTAG